From Deltaproteobacteria bacterium GWC2_65_14, a single genomic window includes:
- a CDS encoding 4-hydroxy-tetrahydrodipicolinate synthase → MFQGAIVATVTPFRNGKVDRAALRKLVRFQIESGTDGIVPCGTTGESATLSFEEHERVIDTVIDAAGGKVPVIAGTGSNNTREAILLTRYARKAGASGALVITPYYNKPTQEGLYRHFRAVAESADIPIILYNVPGRTGVNMTAATVARLAEIPNIVGVKEASGNLNQICDILRETPKKFCVLSGDDFLYFPMLALGAKGVISVTSNVAPRAMADLYDAYVIGEISRAREIHYRLWPLFNACFIETNPIPAKTALAMMGRIREEFRLPLCPMSDANRKVLAKVLSDLRLV, encoded by the coding sequence ATGTTTCAGGGGGCCATTGTCGCGACGGTCACGCCGTTCCGGAACGGGAAGGTGGACCGGGCGGCGCTGCGGAAGCTGGTCCGGTTCCAGATCGAGAGCGGGACGGACGGGATCGTCCCGTGCGGCACCACGGGAGAATCCGCCACCCTCTCTTTCGAAGAGCACGAGCGGGTGATCGACACCGTCATCGACGCGGCCGGGGGGAAGGTTCCCGTCATCGCGGGGACCGGCTCGAACAACACCCGGGAGGCGATCCTGCTCACCCGGTATGCCCGGAAGGCGGGGGCGAGCGGGGCGCTCGTCATCACCCCCTACTACAACAAGCCGACCCAGGAGGGGCTCTACCGGCACTTCCGGGCGGTGGCGGAGTCGGCCGACATCCCGATCATTCTCTACAACGTCCCCGGGAGGACCGGAGTGAACATGACGGCCGCTACCGTCGCGCGCCTCGCGGAGATCCCGAACATCGTCGGGGTGAAGGAGGCGTCGGGGAACCTGAACCAGATCTGCGACATCCTCCGGGAGACTCCGAAGAAGTTCTGCGTGCTCTCCGGGGACGACTTCCTCTATTTCCCGATGCTGGCGCTCGGGGCGAAGGGGGTCATCTCCGTGACCTCGAACGTCGCGCCGCGGGCGATGGCCGATCTCTACGACGCCTACGTGATCGGCGAGATCTCCAGGGCCCGGGAGATTCACTACCGGCTCTGGCCGCTCTTCAACGCCTGCTTCATCGAGACGAACCCGATTCCCGCCAAGACCGCCCTCGCCATGATGGGACGGATCCGGGAGGAGTTCCGCCTCCCCCTCTGCCCGATGTCGGACGCGAACCGGAAGGTGCTCGCCAAGGTCCTCTCCGACCTGAGACTGGTCTAG
- a CDS encoding diaminopimelate epimerase, with the protein MKKKIPFSKLNGSGNDFLLVDNRDGVMDGAGFPEFVRKVCDRKRSIGADGMIFLERDRTVDFRWRFHNADGSVAEMCGNGGRCASRFAAERGIAKTRMSFRTGAGIIRAEVRGRRVKLQMTAPRGLARDRTLTLGGRKYRYSFLNTGVPHVVLFVPDLEKADVLGVGRGIRTHRAFSPRGTNVNFALAGNGEIRIRTYERGVEGETLACGTGAVACGILAAVHGLATPPVGVRTRGGELLTIHFDSGRKDFGDVFLEGDTSWSCDGVIAEEAYSY; encoded by the coding sequence GTGAAGAAGAAGATCCCCTTTTCCAAGCTGAACGGCAGCGGGAACGATTTTCTCCTGGTCGACAACCGGGACGGCGTGATGGACGGGGCCGGCTTCCCGGAGTTCGTCCGGAAGGTGTGCGACCGGAAGCGGTCGATCGGGGCGGACGGGATGATCTTCCTCGAGCGGGACCGGACGGTCGACTTCCGGTGGAGGTTCCACAACGCCGACGGTTCCGTCGCGGAGATGTGCGGCAACGGGGGGCGGTGCGCCTCGCGCTTCGCGGCCGAGCGGGGGATCGCGAAGACGCGGATGTCCTTCCGGACCGGCGCCGGGATCATCCGCGCCGAGGTCCGGGGGCGCCGCGTGAAGCTCCAGATGACCGCTCCCCGCGGGCTTGCGCGCGACAGGACGCTCACGCTGGGAGGCCGGAAGTACCGGTATTCCTTCCTGAACACCGGGGTGCCCCACGTCGTCCTGTTCGTTCCCGACCTGGAGAAGGCGGACGTCCTGGGGGTCGGCCGCGGGATCCGGACCCACCGGGCCTTCTCCCCGCGGGGGACGAACGTGAACTTCGCCCTCGCCGGGAACGGCGAGATCCGGATCCGCACCTACGAGCGGGGGGTGGAGGGGGAGACTCTGGCCTGCGGGACCGGGGCGGTGGCCTGCGGCATCCTGGCGGCGGTCCACGGGCTCGCCACCCCTCCGGTGGGGGTCCGGACCCGGGGGGGGGAGCTGCTCACGATCCACTTCGACTCCGGGCGGAAGGATTTCGGGGACGTATTCCTGGAAGGGGACACCTCGTGGTCCTGCGACGGGGTGATTGCCGAGGAAGCCTACTCTTACTGA